One Arthrobacter sp. FW306-07-I genomic window carries:
- a CDS encoding thiamine-binding protein, whose protein sequence is MLLAFSVAPSGVPSEGSRPNDASVHDAVAAAVKIVRESGLPNQTDSMFTTIEGGWDEVFDVVKRATEAVGRYGSRVSLVIKADIRPGYSGELTAKVDRLENALAQEP, encoded by the coding sequence ATGTTGCTTGCATTTTCTGTAGCTCCGTCAGGCGTTCCCAGCGAAGGCTCCCGGCCCAACGACGCCTCAGTGCACGACGCCGTAGCCGCCGCCGTGAAGATCGTCCGGGAGTCGGGGCTCCCCAACCAGACAGATTCCATGTTCACCACCATCGAGGGCGGGTGGGACGAAGTGTTCGACGTCGTTAAACGCGCCACCGAGGCCGTGGGCCGCTACGGCAGCCGTGTCTCACTGGTGATCAAGGCAGACATCAGGCCCGGGTACAGCGGCGAGCTGACGGCGAAAGTGGATCGCCTGGAGAACGCCCTGGCGCAGGAGCCCTAA
- a CDS encoding YihY/virulence factor BrkB family protein, with protein sequence MATHDDSETSTAKAAQAPAPDDARKPDSPRDLYKPSWKYIAKKTLREFSKDQCPDLAAGLTYYAVLSLFPALLALVSLLGLFGDPQKTTNALLEIVRGFAPAETVSTISGPITELTSAPAAGFTLVIGIVTALWSASGYVGGFGRAMNRIYEVDEGRPFVKLRGTMLAVTLLAVVIVALLAGMLVLSGPVSEAVGGLIGLSGAFLAVWNIAKWPVMVILIIAIIAVLYYATPNVKQPKFRWMSMGSAIALVIFLVASLAFGFYVGNFGNYNKTYGALGSVIIMLLWLWILNMSLLFGAEFDAEVERGRELQAGIKAEETIQLPPRDTKKSEKLQQQIEDDIKHGRDLREKYAAENGQQGQNGSDGDQDGQSDGDGQNGQRPGESHRDRIREKVQHRAGNTGSDGGPRGGSA encoded by the coding sequence ATGGCCACTCACGACGATTCCGAGACCAGTACCGCGAAGGCGGCCCAGGCTCCGGCACCCGACGACGCAAGGAAGCCCGACAGCCCCAGGGATCTCTACAAGCCGTCCTGGAAGTACATCGCTAAGAAGACCTTGCGCGAGTTCAGCAAGGACCAGTGCCCGGACCTGGCTGCGGGTTTGACGTACTACGCGGTCCTTTCCCTGTTTCCCGCCCTGCTGGCGCTGGTCTCCCTCCTTGGCCTTTTTGGTGATCCCCAGAAGACCACCAATGCCCTGCTTGAGATCGTGCGCGGCTTCGCCCCGGCAGAGACGGTCAGCACGATCAGCGGCCCCATTACTGAACTGACAAGCGCGCCGGCGGCCGGGTTCACCCTGGTGATCGGCATTGTCACCGCCCTTTGGTCCGCTTCAGGCTACGTGGGTGGTTTTGGCCGGGCCATGAACCGGATCTACGAGGTGGATGAGGGCCGGCCGTTCGTTAAGCTTCGGGGCACGATGCTTGCCGTCACCCTCCTCGCCGTGGTCATCGTGGCGCTTCTGGCCGGCATGCTGGTCCTCAGCGGCCCGGTTTCCGAGGCAGTGGGCGGACTGATCGGACTCAGCGGCGCCTTCCTCGCCGTCTGGAACATCGCCAAGTGGCCGGTGATGGTCATCCTGATCATTGCCATCATTGCGGTCCTCTACTACGCCACCCCCAACGTCAAGCAGCCCAAGTTCCGCTGGATGAGCATGGGCTCGGCCATCGCCCTGGTGATCTTCCTGGTCGCCTCGCTGGCTTTCGGCTTCTACGTTGGCAACTTTGGAAACTACAACAAGACCTATGGAGCCCTGGGCAGCGTGATCATCATGCTCCTGTGGCTCTGGATCCTGAACATGTCGCTGCTGTTCGGCGCAGAGTTTGACGCCGAGGTGGAGCGGGGACGCGAACTCCAGGCCGGCATCAAGGCGGAGGAGACCATCCAGCTGCCGCCACGCGACACCAAGAAGAGCGAAAAGCTGCAGCAGCAGATCGAGGATGACATCAAGCACGGCCGTGACCTGCGGGAGAAGTACGCCGCCGAGAACGGCCAGCAGGGCCAGAACGGTTCCGATGGGGACCAGGACGGACAGTCCGATGGCGACGGGCAGAACGGCCAACGGCCCGGGGAGAGCCACCGCGACAGGATCCGCGAGAAGGTGCAGCACCGTGCCGGCAACACAGGGTCCGACGGCGGCCCAAGGGGCGGAAGCGCCTAG
- a CDS encoding TetR/AcrR family transcriptional regulator, producing MSLAVARKPLRADAARNVDKIITAARRCFREFGPEVPLQTIATTAGVGPATLFRNFADKEELVLAALNRQLRLTVDPVMDGALADIDAAAGLLRVLEALMAAASDDANLLCAVAGRRELLTGITGSLMDSMGVLLVRGQGQGSLRTDISMTDMFRLLAMLIGVVDTMEPGSDAWRRPLALVEDAIRTVRPSRPLPVLVPVPAAAPSL from the coding sequence ATGAGCCTCGCAGTCGCCCGAAAGCCCCTCCGCGCAGACGCAGCGCGGAACGTGGACAAGATCATCACGGCGGCGCGCCGGTGCTTCCGCGAGTTCGGCCCGGAAGTGCCACTCCAAACCATCGCCACCACCGCCGGCGTTGGCCCGGCAACCCTGTTTCGCAACTTCGCGGACAAGGAGGAACTGGTGCTTGCGGCGCTTAACCGGCAGCTCCGGCTCACGGTGGACCCGGTCATGGACGGGGCGCTGGCAGATATCGACGCGGCGGCCGGTCTGCTGCGCGTCCTCGAGGCCCTGATGGCAGCGGCAAGTGACGACGCCAACCTGTTGTGCGCGGTGGCAGGGCGGCGTGAACTCCTCACCGGAATCACGGGATCGCTCATGGATTCCATGGGTGTCTTGCTGGTTCGGGGACAAGGCCAGGGAAGCCTGCGCACGGACATTTCCATGACGGACATGTTCCGGCTGCTGGCCATGCTGATCGGAGTGGTGGACACCATGGAACCCGGTTCGGATGCCTGGCGCCGGCCGCTGGCGCTTGTCGAGGACGCCATCCGCACCGTGCGCCCGTCGCGGCCACTTCCCGTGCTGGTGCCAGTCCCGGCCGCCGCGCCGAGTCTGTAG
- a CDS encoding AzlC family ABC transporter permease, with protein MKLLASPAARVGLSISVATGLYGISFGALAVTSGLNFWQAMALSLLLFSGGSQFAFIGVVAGGGSGIAAMSAATLLGMRNGIYGMQLNALLRPTGWRKYVGAQLTIDESTATSTGQTDPAEQRRGFWTAGIGVYVLWNLFTAVGALAGSGLGDPKQWGLDGAAVAAFLALLWPRLKGREPIAIAAVCAVATVVAVPFVPPGVPILVAAVVAALVGWFSHGRRDEGLEPDVEPYTHHAGHHQDAAGTHPGAKRREATDPEAGS; from the coding sequence GTGAAGCTGCTGGCCTCGCCGGCGGCCAGGGTAGGCCTCTCCATCAGCGTTGCCACCGGCCTGTACGGGATCTCTTTCGGCGCGCTCGCGGTGACGTCCGGCCTCAACTTCTGGCAGGCCATGGCCCTGAGCCTGCTCCTCTTCAGCGGTGGCTCGCAGTTCGCCTTCATTGGCGTTGTGGCCGGCGGTGGATCGGGCATCGCGGCCATGAGCGCCGCAACCCTCCTGGGCATGCGCAACGGCATCTACGGCATGCAGCTGAACGCGCTGCTGCGGCCCACCGGCTGGCGCAAGTACGTCGGGGCCCAGCTGACCATCGACGAATCCACGGCGACCAGCACGGGCCAGACGGACCCTGCGGAGCAGCGCCGCGGTTTTTGGACGGCCGGAATTGGTGTGTACGTGCTGTGGAACCTCTTCACGGCCGTGGGTGCGCTCGCCGGCAGCGGGTTGGGCGATCCCAAACAATGGGGACTCGACGGTGCTGCCGTCGCCGCTTTCCTGGCCTTGCTGTGGCCCCGGCTCAAGGGCCGGGAGCCCATCGCCATCGCGGCCGTGTGCGCCGTGGCTACCGTCGTGGCGGTTCCCTTCGTGCCGCCGGGCGTACCCATCCTCGTTGCCGCCGTCGTGGCGGCACTCGTGGGGTGGTTCAGCCATGGCCGCCGCGACGAAGGCCTGGAGCCCGACGTCGAGCCTTACACGCATCACGCCGGCCATCACCAGGATGCTGCCGGCACGCACCCGGGAGCGAAGCGCCGCGAAGCCACGGATCCGGAGGCAGGCTCGTGA
- a CDS encoding glycosyltransferase — translation MTVSPPVGDEADSVGFNPRSIQQVAVVIPVHNEEQHLRPALAAVGCAADLLGSQRPGVEVQVMIVLDSCTDRSPSIAAAMAEADTRFRLLPVSFGSVGKSRQAGVNAALKSLRARSHDGHAAAGDPMQRVWVANTDADSSVPGHWLVRQLELAAAGSDAVVGTVHPDPHGMPHELIARWRARHDHGEDHPHVYGANLGVRASSYLAAGGFPGVAFDEDRGLVNRLRASGAGITATDTTRILTSGRISGRAPKGFAAYLLSLARS, via the coding sequence ATGACGGTGTCGCCCCCGGTGGGGGATGAAGCGGATTCAGTGGGCTTCAATCCACGCAGCATCCAGCAGGTGGCAGTGGTAATTCCGGTGCACAACGAGGAGCAACACCTCCGGCCCGCGCTTGCCGCCGTGGGCTGCGCCGCAGACCTGCTTGGGTCCCAACGTCCAGGTGTTGAGGTGCAGGTGATGATTGTCCTGGACAGCTGCACAGACCGGTCACCTTCCATAGCCGCGGCAATGGCGGAAGCCGACACCCGATTCCGGCTCCTGCCCGTCAGCTTCGGCAGTGTCGGAAAGAGCCGGCAGGCCGGCGTCAATGCAGCGCTGAAGAGCCTGCGTGCCCGTTCCCACGACGGCCACGCCGCTGCGGGTGATCCAATGCAGCGGGTTTGGGTGGCGAACACCGACGCCGATTCGTCGGTGCCCGGGCACTGGCTGGTCCGGCAGCTGGAACTGGCCGCAGCCGGAAGCGACGCTGTCGTTGGCACTGTGCACCCGGACCCGCACGGTATGCCCCACGAACTCATTGCCCGATGGCGTGCACGGCACGACCATGGGGAGGACCATCCGCACGTGTATGGGGCCAACCTCGGGGTTCGCGCCTCGTCCTACCTCGCCGCGGGCGGGTTCCCCGGTGTCGCATTCGATGAAGACCGCGGCTTGGTGAACCGGCTCCGTGCCAGCGGCGCCGGCATTACTGCTACAGATACGACGCGCATTCTTACGTCTGGACGGATCTCCGGACGGGCGCCCAAGGGTTTTGCCGCCTATCTTTTGTCGTTGGCCCGATCGTAG
- a CDS encoding CoA transferase, whose amino-acid sequence MDAYSPRHWWSGPLDVEGLALHSVEAAAAALNLFEGTPGRFRTTPALTAAAFDSFGHLRIAGRKPQGFAPLSGFHRTSDGWIRTHANYPHHEQRLLQALGAASPEEAERQLHSMAALEAEAAIQGKGGIAAAVRTRSEWLDSDMGRAAGLGPWIAFDFADGATAGLGLEESAAATVAANGTEASPGMSHNGSPLDGLRVLDLTRVIAGPVATRLLAALGADVLRIDPPAFPEIEDQFVDTAFGKRSAEADLSVPDIQHKLRQLLAAADVVVAGYRHGALDRFGLNPRELLALYPRLAVVTLDSWGSAGPWSGLRGFDSIVQAACGIAHVYGKENDDGEWRPGALPVQALDHATGYGVAAAAIHLLGRRRWMGTGGAAHLSLARTAEELFALGRNAELPSELPAPDYRSRDSTYGELRYVGPPLMDGDQPLDYPFPPPPYGGTPLAWA is encoded by the coding sequence GTGGACGCGTATTCGCCGCGCCACTGGTGGTCCGGCCCGCTCGATGTCGAAGGCCTTGCGCTGCATTCGGTGGAGGCCGCGGCGGCCGCCCTCAACCTGTTTGAAGGTACGCCCGGTCGGTTTAGGACCACGCCGGCCCTCACCGCGGCGGCTTTCGACTCCTTCGGCCATCTGCGCATCGCCGGGCGCAAACCGCAGGGCTTTGCGCCCCTTTCGGGCTTCCATCGCACCAGCGATGGATGGATCCGTACCCACGCCAACTATCCCCACCATGAGCAGCGGCTGCTGCAGGCCCTGGGCGCAGCCTCGCCTGAGGAGGCGGAGCGGCAACTCCACTCCATGGCCGCACTGGAAGCCGAGGCTGCCATCCAGGGCAAGGGCGGCATAGCCGCGGCTGTCAGGACGCGCAGCGAATGGCTTGACTCGGACATGGGGCGGGCAGCGGGACTGGGCCCTTGGATTGCTTTCGATTTTGCCGACGGTGCAACGGCCGGCCTGGGGTTGGAGGAGTCTGCAGCGGCAACAGTTGCCGCGAACGGCACCGAGGCCAGCCCCGGCATGTCCCACAACGGCTCGCCGCTCGACGGATTGCGGGTCCTGGACCTGACCCGGGTGATCGCGGGGCCCGTTGCCACCCGCCTGCTCGCGGCCCTCGGAGCAGATGTCCTGCGGATCGACCCGCCCGCCTTCCCCGAGATTGAAGACCAGTTCGTGGACACGGCATTCGGCAAGCGCAGCGCCGAGGCAGATCTCAGTGTGCCGGATATCCAGCACAAGTTGCGGCAACTCCTGGCGGCTGCGGATGTGGTGGTGGCCGGATACAGGCATGGCGCCCTGGACCGCTTTGGGCTCAACCCCCGGGAACTGCTTGCCTTGTACCCCCGGCTTGCGGTGGTCACCCTGGACAGCTGGGGGAGCGCTGGTCCCTGGAGCGGACTCCGCGGTTTCGACAGCATTGTCCAGGCCGCGTGCGGAATCGCGCACGTTTACGGCAAGGAAAATGACGACGGCGAGTGGCGCCCCGGTGCCCTGCCCGTCCAGGCGCTGGACCACGCCACAGGCTACGGCGTTGCTGCGGCTGCCATCCACCTGCTGGGCCGACGCCGTTGGATGGGGACCGGGGGCGCCGCGCACCTGTCGCTCGCCCGGACCGCCGAGGAACTCTTCGCACTGGGAAGGAACGCGGAGCTGCCTTCAGAACTGCCCGCCCCCGACTACCGCTCCAGGGACAGCACATACGGCGAACTCCGCTATGTTGGGCCGCCGCTGATGGATGGGGACCAGCCCCTGGACTATCCGTTCCCGCCACCGCCGTATGGAGGAACTCCGCTCGCGTGGGCATGA
- a CDS encoding DoxX family protein, giving the protein MAALLLASASKHFRDPGFYREVVPDYLCRRDAAPGASQSNRDHSSRDQGNRNPGAGDQSNGDQGAGVQHPLALLSRDEWIAVSGLLELAAAVGILLPPTRKLTATALTAMFTAFLAGHVDALKRAYGPAGTSRRRKIHTVRLPLQAPLILWAWSLRKSLPINRRGGRA; this is encoded by the coding sequence ATGGCCGCCCTTCTGCTGGCCAGCGCAAGCAAGCATTTCCGGGATCCCGGCTTCTACCGGGAGGTAGTTCCGGACTACCTGTGCCGCAGGGATGCCGCGCCGGGCGCCAGTCAAAGCAACAGGGACCATAGCAGCAGGGACCAGGGCAACAGGAACCCAGGCGCCGGGGACCAAAGCAACGGGGACCAGGGCGCCGGAGTGCAGCATCCCTTGGCCCTCCTGTCCCGGGACGAGTGGATCGCAGTGAGTGGCCTGCTGGAGCTGGCGGCCGCCGTCGGAATCCTGCTGCCGCCTACCCGCAAACTAACGGCCACGGCCCTCACTGCCATGTTCACCGCGTTCCTGGCCGGCCACGTGGACGCCCTCAAGCGGGCGTACGGGCCAGCAGGCACGTCCCGCCGTCGGAAGATCCATACCGTGCGGCTGCCGCTGCAGGCACCCCTGATCCTGTGGGCCTGGAGCCTGCGGAAATCCCTGCCCATAAACCGGCGCGGAGGCCGGGCGTGA
- a CDS encoding DUF445 domain-containing protein, with protein MQVNSEATTGPATQEAPTEPAQQVRPGTMAAGAVVSRQLGAGDAEKAAALRMMKLLAVSLLIAMAVIFVFAFALQKEYPWLQYVRAAAEGGMVGALADWFAVTALFKYPMGIKIPHTAIIPRRKDQIGASLGEFVETNFLSEQVVQDKLASVNIARRAGEWLSAPGGADRVAKEGAAVIRGAFKVLNDDDVQAVIEGMVRKHLLTPPWGPPVGRLAERIFHDGHHHTLVDLLVDRAADWVDENHDTVTHLVSDRSPTWVPQFVDGLVGDKVYLEILKFVRAVQADPRHQVRQSIDKYLNDLAQDLQHDPAMIARAEDIKAQVLGDPEVRELASRTWGTVKNALLGAVDDPDSELTIKFKAAVRDFGSRLVDDPELAGKVNAWIGDAAGYLVRTYRSDIAGVITDTVARWDAEETSQKIELQVGKDLQFIRINGTVVGSLAGLAIFTVAQLIFG; from the coding sequence ATGCAGGTGAACTCTGAGGCAACTACCGGGCCAGCCACGCAGGAAGCCCCCACCGAACCCGCGCAGCAGGTGAGGCCGGGCACCATGGCCGCAGGCGCCGTCGTAAGCCGCCAGCTTGGCGCCGGTGACGCCGAAAAGGCGGCAGCGCTGCGGATGATGAAGCTGCTGGCGGTGAGCCTGCTCATTGCCATGGCGGTGATTTTTGTCTTCGCGTTCGCGCTGCAAAAGGAATATCCATGGCTGCAGTATGTTCGCGCGGCCGCCGAGGGCGGGATGGTGGGTGCGCTGGCCGACTGGTTCGCCGTCACTGCCCTATTCAAGTACCCCATGGGCATCAAGATCCCGCACACCGCCATCATTCCCCGGCGGAAGGACCAGATCGGCGCCTCCCTGGGCGAATTCGTGGAAACCAACTTCCTTTCCGAGCAGGTGGTCCAGGACAAGCTGGCCAGCGTCAACATCGCCCGCCGGGCAGGTGAGTGGCTTTCCGCGCCCGGCGGTGCCGACCGGGTGGCCAAGGAGGGCGCAGCGGTGATCCGCGGCGCCTTCAAGGTGTTGAATGACGACGACGTCCAGGCGGTCATCGAGGGCATGGTGCGCAAGCACCTGCTCACGCCGCCGTGGGGACCTCCGGTGGGCAGGCTTGCGGAGCGGATCTTCCACGACGGGCACCACCACACGCTGGTGGACCTGTTGGTGGACCGCGCGGCGGATTGGGTAGACGAGAACCACGACACCGTGACGCACCTGGTGTCCGACCGCTCCCCCACCTGGGTTCCGCAGTTCGTGGACGGGCTGGTGGGCGACAAGGTCTACCTTGAGATCCTCAAGTTCGTGCGGGCCGTGCAGGCAGATCCCAGGCACCAGGTGCGCCAGTCAATCGACAAGTACCTCAACGACCTCGCGCAGGACCTGCAGCATGACCCGGCAATGATCGCCCGCGCTGAGGACATCAAGGCGCAGGTGCTCGGGGATCCCGAGGTGCGCGAATTGGCGTCCCGGACGTGGGGCACCGTGAAGAACGCGCTGCTGGGTGCCGTGGACGACCCGGACAGCGAGCTCACCATCAAGTTCAAGGCAGCTGTGCGCGATTTTGGTTCGAGGCTGGTGGACGATCCCGAACTGGCAGGGAAGGTCAACGCCTGGATCGGTGACGCCGCGGGCTACCTGGTCCGGACCTACCGCTCGGACATCGCCGGGGTCATCACGGACACCGTGGCGCGTTGGGACGCCGAAGAGACCTCACAGAAGATCGAGCTCCAGGTGGGCAAGGACCTGCAGTTCATCCGCATCAACGGCACCGTGGTGGGGTCTCTTGCGGGCTTGGCAATCTTTACGGTGGCGCAGCTGATTTTTGGGTGA
- a CDS encoding bifunctional PIG-L family deacetylase/class I SAM-dependent methyltransferase: protein MVTFSHTDAGTSEAAWAASGLSAMPELPLDPTELAAMRFIVLAAHPDDETLGAGGFMASLVALGAKVEVLLCTAGEGSHPDSPTTTPEQLAQVRLAEFSQALTVLGLKNHWTFLDLPDRGLAGQSETIARAVRDSARRLRGAAQPLVLVAPYRADGHGDHDAVGAVAAEVAREDGHALLEYPIWFWHWATTQDQEWRGWARYHLAESARQAKGRAMAEHTTQVRPLSPLRGDETLLSKEFLEHFSRSFEVFAWTPPVNTSEQMHSSSDAEVVFDRVHDGSTDPWNYTRSWYERRKRALTLAALPDASYENGLEVGCSIGTLTAELAARCRNLLAVDASGSAVRQAGQLLEGSPGVQVEQRILPGDWPKDNYDLVVVSEVGYYLAPGELAALWDRVEASLKPGGTLLLCHWRHPISGWELDGDTVHSLARQRLGWRTAGLYQERDFVLEVLIAPGQKAPA, encoded by the coding sequence GTGGTGACCTTTTCGCACACAGACGCAGGAACCAGCGAGGCCGCCTGGGCTGCCAGCGGCCTGTCCGCAATGCCCGAGCTGCCGCTCGATCCCACTGAGTTGGCGGCCATGCGCTTTATCGTGCTCGCGGCACATCCCGACGACGAAACACTCGGCGCCGGAGGGTTCATGGCCTCGCTGGTGGCATTGGGGGCCAAGGTGGAAGTCCTGCTCTGCACCGCGGGGGAGGGGTCACACCCGGATTCACCCACCACCACTCCCGAACAGCTGGCGCAGGTCCGGCTGGCTGAGTTTTCACAAGCCCTCACAGTCCTCGGGTTGAAGAATCACTGGACGTTCCTCGACCTGCCGGACCGCGGGCTTGCCGGGCAGTCAGAAACGATCGCCCGCGCTGTCCGCGACTCTGCGCGGCGGCTGCGCGGTGCAGCCCAACCGTTGGTCCTCGTTGCGCCGTACCGGGCAGACGGGCACGGGGACCATGACGCGGTAGGCGCGGTGGCCGCGGAGGTAGCCCGGGAGGATGGGCACGCGCTGCTGGAATATCCCATCTGGTTCTGGCATTGGGCGACCACCCAGGACCAGGAGTGGCGGGGCTGGGCCCGGTACCACCTGGCCGAATCCGCTCGCCAAGCCAAAGGGCGGGCCATGGCTGAGCACACAACACAGGTGCGGCCGCTATCACCGCTGCGCGGGGACGAAACACTGCTCAGCAAAGAATTCCTGGAGCACTTCTCGCGCAGCTTCGAGGTGTTTGCCTGGACACCCCCGGTAAATACCTCGGAACAGATGCACTCCAGCAGTGATGCCGAGGTGGTCTTTGACAGGGTCCACGACGGCTCCACAGATCCGTGGAACTACACCCGAAGCTGGTACGAGCGCCGCAAACGGGCACTCACCCTTGCCGCACTTCCCGATGCTTCCTACGAAAACGGCCTGGAAGTGGGGTGTTCCATCGGAACCCTTACGGCCGAGCTGGCCGCCCGGTGCCGAAACCTGCTGGCCGTGGACGCCAGTGGGTCCGCGGTGCGGCAAGCCGGGCAGTTGCTGGAGGGCAGCCCCGGTGTCCAGGTGGAACAGCGCATCCTCCCGGGCGACTGGCCGAAGGATAACTATGACCTGGTGGTGGTTTCCGAAGTGGGCTACTACCTGGCGCCTGGGGAACTCGCCGCACTGTGGGACCGGGTGGAGGCGTCCCTGAAACCGGGGGGAACCCTGCTCCTGTGCCATTGGCGGCACCCGATCAGCGGCTGGGAACTCGACGGCGACACAGTCCATTCGCTGGCCCGGCAGAGGTTGGGCTGGCGAACGGCAGGGCTCTACCAGGAACGCGACTTTGTGCTGGAAGTCTTGATTGCCCCCGGACAGAAGGCACCGGCATGA
- a CDS encoding AzlD domain-containing protein, protein MSLWTWLLIACALAYAWKIVGYFVPARFLEDPRTSRIAGTMTIGLLASLTVVNAVVSGQGLAADARLGALAAAAIALALRAPFLVVVIAGAGTAALLRFLGWS, encoded by the coding sequence GTGAGCTTGTGGACGTGGTTGCTGATTGCCTGCGCCCTTGCCTACGCCTGGAAAATCGTTGGGTACTTTGTGCCGGCCAGATTCCTTGAGGATCCGCGCACATCACGCATCGCGGGCACCATGACCATAGGACTGCTCGCGTCACTGACCGTGGTGAACGCGGTGGTGTCAGGCCAGGGCCTTGCTGCCGACGCGAGGCTTGGCGCGCTTGCCGCAGCCGCAATCGCCTTGGCGCTCCGGGCCCCTTTCCTGGTGGTGGTCATCGCCGGAGCCGGCACCGCGGCCCTGTTGCGGTTCCTCGGCTGGAGCTAA
- a CDS encoding glycerophosphodiester phosphodiesterase: MTTDESVPQRPLVFAHRGSSGAYAEHTRAAYLQALADGADGVECDVHLTRDQHVVLLHDANLDRTSDGTGPVAERTLGELRQLDFSSWKGVRIPDTYGARSEQLLTLPELLDILRGAGRPVKLAIELKHPSPYQLKLEDRVLEVLRSEGWDPQSSTVDNVAVTFMSFSPDSVRHLLLSVPPQYICQLVDDLTIHEIRGGLGVGPLAGGAIANLMKATQLEGERILDDREVGMAGPGIDYVRERPATVRRWLESGRRFRVWTVDSPEDVALCQDLGIQEITTNVPGRVLDQLKLASPQGK; this comes from the coding sequence ATGACAACTGACGAGTCAGTGCCGCAGCGGCCGCTGGTCTTTGCACACCGCGGTTCAAGCGGCGCCTATGCCGAACACACGCGCGCAGCCTACCTGCAGGCCCTGGCAGATGGGGCCGACGGGGTGGAGTGCGACGTCCACCTGACCCGCGACCAGCATGTGGTCCTGCTGCACGACGCCAACCTGGACCGCACATCGGACGGAACCGGGCCGGTGGCAGAACGGACCCTTGGTGAACTGCGCCAGCTGGATTTTTCGTCCTGGAAGGGTGTCCGGATCCCCGACACGTACGGGGCGCGCTCGGAACAGCTCCTCACCTTGCCGGAGCTGCTGGACATCCTTCGGGGAGCGGGCCGTCCCGTAAAGCTCGCCATCGAGCTCAAACACCCCAGCCCGTACCAGCTCAAACTGGAGGACCGGGTGCTCGAAGTGCTCCGCAGCGAGGGCTGGGACCCGCAAAGCTCCACCGTGGACAACGTGGCTGTGACCTTCATGAGTTTCAGCCCCGATTCCGTCCGGCACCTGCTCCTTTCCGTTCCGCCCCAGTACATCTGCCAGCTCGTGGACGACCTCACCATTCACGAGATCCGGGGTGGACTGGGAGTTGGACCTCTTGCCGGCGGTGCCATCGCCAACCTGATGAAGGCGACCCAACTGGAGGGCGAACGGATCCTGGACGACCGGGAAGTAGGGATGGCCGGCCCCGGCATCGACTACGTCCGGGAGCGCCCTGCCACCGTCCGCCGCTGGCTGGAGTCCGGACGGCGCTTCCGCGTCTGGACGGTGGACTCGCCGGAAGATGTGGCCCTCTGCCAGGACCTGGGCATCCAGGAGATCACCACCAACGTTCCGGGCCGTGTCCTTGACCAGCTCAAACTGGCTTCGCCGCAGGGCAAGTAG
- a CDS encoding O-methyltransferase gives MFEHKPRPEWVATEEFLSSAVVHPDAAAQQAIRTAAEAGMPAIEVAPNAGKLLKLLVQLSGAHRILEIGTLAGYSTIWMGRGLPRSGTLVTCEYLPQHAEVAWANIDAAGLGERVEIRLGPALETLAALEEEEREPFDFIFIDADKQNNSRYLDWAVKLGRPGAVVVLDNTIWEGAVLDPDIDPVNAPGIIDALKMLGDHPRLDATVIQTVGSKGWDGFALARILPQ, from the coding sequence ATGTTCGAGCACAAGCCCCGGCCGGAGTGGGTTGCCACTGAGGAGTTTCTGTCCAGTGCCGTAGTGCATCCGGACGCCGCGGCCCAGCAGGCCATCCGGACGGCTGCGGAAGCGGGAATGCCGGCCATTGAGGTGGCCCCGAACGCCGGGAAGCTCCTGAAACTCCTGGTCCAGCTGTCCGGCGCGCACCGGATCCTGGAAATCGGAACGCTGGCTGGCTACAGCACCATCTGGATGGGCCGGGGACTTCCGCGCAGCGGCACATTGGTCACCTGCGAGTACCTGCCCCAGCACGCGGAGGTGGCGTGGGCGAATATCGATGCCGCCGGTCTGGGTGAAAGGGTGGAGATCCGGTTGGGTCCTGCGCTGGAGACGCTCGCTGCCCTCGAGGAAGAGGAGCGGGAGCCGTTCGACTTCATCTTCATTGACGCCGACAAGCAGAACAACAGCCGCTATCTTGACTGGGCGGTGAAGCTCGGAAGGCCGGGTGCGGTGGTGGTCCTGGACAACACCATCTGGGAAGGGGCTGTCCTGGACCCGGACATCGATCCCGTAAATGCGCCGGGCATAATCGATGCGCTCAAGATGCTCGGGGACCATCCACGGTTGGATGCCACTGTTATCCAGACCGTCGGGTCAAAAGGTTGGGATGGCTTCGCGCTGGCCCGCATTCTTCCGCAATAA